The Candidatus Binataceae bacterium region GGTGGGAGCGAGTGGGATGTTGTGGGAGGCAGGGGGAAGGCGCGGTGTTCAGCGGACGTTTCGACCATACGACGGACGAAAAGGGGCGGGTCAGTATCCCCGTCCGGTTCCGCGAACAGCTGCAGCGCGACGGCCACGAGAGTCTCATCATCACAAATTGGATCTACCAGAAAGAGCGATGCCTTGCGCTATTTCCTCCCAGCCAGTGGACAAGGCTCATCGGCAAGATTAGTCAGCGGGGAAGCCTCGACCCCTCGACGCAGACTCTCCAGATGTACTTCGTCGGCGGCGCGCATGAAGTTCAGGTGGATCGCCAGGGAAGAATACTGATTCCGCCCCGCCTTCGCGAATATGCCCGGCTCGATCGCGAGGTCACCTTCAACGCCCTGATCGATCATTTTCAGCTCTGGGACAAGGCCATGCTGCAGCGGATGGCGGACGCCGTAGAGCAGCAGATGATGGATCCGGAATTCGTCGGGAAGCTCAACCTGTAAAGGATGGGGATGGCGCTGGCAGCGGAAGCGAATGCGGGAGCGGATCGGTTGCATCTGCCGGTGATGCCCGGCGAGGTGCGCGATCTGCTCTGCGCGGGCGAGCGGCGCCTGATCGTCGATGCCACGCTCGGCACCGGCGGGCACGCCGAGCTGCTGCTGGAGGCGAGCGGCGCCGCGCTGCTCGGTCTCGATCGCGATCCCCGGGCGCTGGAGACCGCCGGCGAGCGGCTTCGCCGTTTTGGTTCGCGCGTGACACTTCGCCATTGTGACTTCGCCGAGATCGATCGCGCGGTCACCGAGGCCGGGCTGGGCGCGCCCGACGCGATTCTGGCCGATCTTGGGATGAGCAGCTTCGCTCTCGACGATCCCGAGCGGGGGTTCAGCTTCAGAAACGAAGGTCCGCTGGACATGCGGATGGATCCCGCGGCGCCGCTCAGCGCCTACGATTTGCTCAACGAGGAAGGGGAGGACGAACTCGCGCGGATCATCCGCGAGTTCGGCGAGGAGCGCGCCGCGCGGCGGATCGCGCGGGCGATTGTGGAGGCCCGCCGTCGGCGTCCGTTGACGACTACCACGGAACTGCGCGCGGTGATCGAACGGGCGGCCGGCACACGCCATCGCGGCGCGATCCATCCGGCGACCCGCACGTTCCAGGCGCTGCGGATCGCGGTCAACCATGAACTCGAAAGCCTCGCCGCGTTTCTCGAAAGCGCCCCGGGTTGCCTTGCCGCCGGCGGCCGCCTCGCGGTTATCGCCTATCACTCGCTCGAGGATCGCCCGGTCAAGCATCGCCTTCGCGAGCTCGTGGCCGGCGGGGGGTTCGCCGCGCTGACGCGCAAGGCGCTTCGCCCCACGGCTTCTGAATGCGCGCACAACCCGCGCGCGCGGAGCGCTCGGCTCCGCGCCGTCGAACGGGGGCCGCAATGAGCCGCGCGCGCGTGAGACCCGCGCGTCCGCCCTCGCGGCTGCTGCAAGCCGTCGCGGCGCTCGGCGTCGTTGCGCTGGGATTCGCGACGCTGATGGTGCGTCTCGAAGTCATGCAAGAGGGCTACCGGCTCTCGGCGCTGCGCAGCGACAACCTCAAACTGGAAGATGACAACCGCAACCTGCGCCTCGGCGTCGCCGAACTCGCCTCGCGCGAGCGCCTGCGCGGGCTCGCGCCTAAATTCAAGCTTGGCCCGCCCACGCCCGGCCAGGTGGTGACGCTGCCATGAACGAGCCGTTCAAGAAACGCCGCGGGCGGATCGGCGCGTTGATGGTCGTGCTCGGCGCGTTGTTCGTGCTGATCGCGCTCAGGCTCGCGGCGCTGGTGATCTTCGACGGGCCGCGCCTGACTTCGCTCGCGCGCAGCGAACACACGGGCGAAGTGGCGCTCGCGGCGCCGCGTGGGCCGCTGGTCGATCGCAACGGAGAGGCGCTTGCGCTTTCGGCCGAGACCCGGTCGATGTATGCGCGGCCGGCGCAGCTCCTGGCCGCGGCGACGCCCGCGCAGCGCCGCTCGCTCGCCGTCGCACTCGGCATCACGGCCTCCGAACTGGAGGCGAAGCTCCATCGCACGGCGCCCTTCGTCTGGCTGCGGCGCCATCTGCCGC contains the following coding sequences:
- the rsmH gene encoding 16S rRNA (cytosine(1402)-N(4))-methyltransferase RsmH, which translates into the protein MALAAEANAGADRLHLPVMPGEVRDLLCAGERRLIVDATLGTGGHAELLLEASGAALLGLDRDPRALETAGERLRRFGSRVTLRHCDFAEIDRAVTEAGLGAPDAILADLGMSSFALDDPERGFSFRNEGPLDMRMDPAAPLSAYDLLNEEGEDELARIIREFGEERAARRIARAIVEARRRRPLTTTTELRAVIERAAGTRHRGAIHPATRTFQALRIAVNHELESLAAFLESAPGCLAAGGRLAVIAYHSLEDRPVKHRLRELVAGGGFAALTRKALRPTASECAHNPRARSARLRAVERGPQ
- the mraZ gene encoding division/cell wall cluster transcriptional repressor MraZ encodes the protein MFSGRFDHTTDEKGRVSIPVRFREQLQRDGHESLIITNWIYQKERCLALFPPSQWTRLIGKISQRGSLDPSTQTLQMYFVGGAHEVQVDRQGRILIPPRLREYARLDREVTFNALIDHFQLWDKAMLQRMADAVEQQMMDPEFVGKLNL